In Cryptomeria japonica chromosome 1, Sugi_1.0, whole genome shotgun sequence, the sequence TTCAAatttccctctcccccctctctagggGGCATCATAAATTATTCACAAGGGAATTTACGATAAATTTGAAAAAACCAGGTAATGAGAGTATTCAAGGGAGAGGTTTTTTTTATTAGTATGATtgataattgatcaatcagtctatTCAAATTGAAAAATTGACCTACATAGAATGGTAATATATGGGTATATATTATACCCATATATCGAGTCAAATGCGGGTATGGTTGAATGGTACAATTTCTCCTTGCCAAGGAAAAGATGCGGGTTCGATTCCCGCTACCCGCCCATCTGTAGTATAGAATAGAATTATGAATTAGTTATTCGTTTAGTCATATTTTTTATCTTCTTTATACATAAGGCCAAGATAAATGGGATGAACCATCCTTTTTGGATATAAAAACTTATTGTGTCTTTGCGGAGACGGGATTTGAACCCGTGACTTCAAGGTTATGAGCCTTGCGAGCTACCAAACTGCTCTACTCCGCGCTATCCCCTCATATTACCTTTGTTATAATACCCCAAAATGGGTACATCGAGCAATCCCTTGGGTATGCTATTCTCCCTCCTATATAGGGAGGGAGGATAGCATAATAATAACTTTAAGCAATTTTTTTGAACCTACCAACTCGATTTGGTCACCCCAGCCAACAAACATGCGTGAGCCATTTCACGGATTATATATCCGGATAATTCAAAGTCTCTATAATTGGCTCTGGGTCTTCCAGTCTTCAAACAACGTCGACGAAGACGTGTAGGTGCACTATTACGCGGTAGAGATTGTAATTTTCTATAAATATCCAATTTATCATCCAGTGATGAGACTTCGCTCATCTCTTTTTTCAAAGATTGGCGAAGCAAATTATATTTCCTTTCCAATCtttgtttctttttctctctttgaatgagaCTTTTTCTTGCCATAATGATTCAGCTAGTTTATATAAATAATATAGATCAAATTTGAGATGGAGAAGTATTACGTGGATTACTCTTTCTTTTTATGCATAGAGATTAGATAGAAAATCTAAATATTAGAATAAAATGAAAAAGAATTAACCGAATTTGCCTGATGTAGAGGCGATTAAGAAAGCTGCATAGGTGAATATATAGCCTACAGAAAAGTGAGCTAATCCAACTAATCGCGCTTGAACAATGGAAAGAGCTACCGGCTTATCCCTCCATCGAACTAAATTAGCCAAAGGTGTGCGTTCATGAGCCCATGCAAGAGTTTCAATCAGTTCTTGCCAATATCCACGCCAAGAAATAAGAAACATAAATCCAGTAGCCCAAACAAGATGCCCAAATAAGAACATCCACGCCCATACAGATAAACTGTTCATACCAAAAGGATTGTATCCATTAATTAGTTGTGAAGAATTTAACCAAAGATAATCTCTTAACCATCCCATTAAATAAGTGGAAGACTCATTAAATTGAGCTACATTTCCCTGCCATAAGGTAATATGCTTCCAATGCCAATAGAAAGTAACCCATCCAATGGTATTCAACATCCAGAAAACTGCTAAATAAAAAGCATCCCAGGCCGAAATATCGCAAGTACCGCCCCGTCCCGGACCATCGCAAGGAAAACTATAACCAAAATCTTTCTTATCAGGCATTAGCTTAGAACCGCGCGCATCTAAAGCACCTTTTACTAAAATCAATGTAGTTGTATGCAAACCTAGAGCAATAGCATGATGAACCAAAAAGTCTCCGGGACCAATTGTTAAGAACAGTGAATTTTTATTATCGTTAATAGCACTCAACCAACCGGGTAACCATAAGCTTTTGCCAGCATTGAATGCTGGATCATTTGCTGAAGATAAGAGTACATCAAAACCATATAAGGTCTTACCATGAGCAGATTGTATCCATTGAGCAAATATGGGTTCAATCAAGATTTGCTTTTCTAGAGTACCAAAAGCGAGCATAACATCGTTATGAACATAAAGTCCCAAGGTATGAAAACCTAGGAATAAACTAACCCAACTCAAATGAGAGATTATGGCTTCCTTATGCTCCAACATTCTCGCCAATACATTATCCTTATTCTGTTCTGGATTATAATCTCTAATGAGAAATATAGCTCCATGAGCAAATGCCCCTGTCATAATGAATCCGGCAATGTATTGATGATGAGTATACAATGCAGCTTGGGTAGTAAAATCTTGCGCTATGAATGCATAGGCAGGTAAAGAATACATGTGTTGAGCTACCAAGGAAGTAACAACTCCCAAAGAAGCTAGAGCAAGACCTAATTGAAAGTGAAGAGAATTATTGATTGTGTTGTAAAGACCCTTATGCCCGCGTCCTAATAAGCCTTTCGGAGGAACATGTGCTTCTAAAATATCTTTTATACTGTGTCCAATCCCAAAGTTGGTTCTATACATATGGCCAGCAATGAAAAACACAAATGCAATAGCTAAATGATGATGCGCGATATCAGTTAGccacaaactttgtgtttgtgggtGAAATCCCCCGAGAAGAGTTAGAATAGCAGTTCCCGCCCCTTTAGTAGTACCAAATAAATGACTACTGGAATCAGGATTTTGAGCATAAAGATTCCACTGACCTGTAAAAAGTGGTTCCAGCCCTTCGGGATGCGGTAATACATCTAAAAAATTATCCCATCTTATGTGTTCTCCTCTTGATTCAGGAATAGCGACATGAACTAAATGCCCCGTCCAAGCCAAAGAACTGACTCCGAAAAGCCCTGACAAATGATGATTGAGACGAGATTCGGCATTTTTAAACCATGAAACACTTGGTTTCCATTGAGGTTGTAGATGCAACCAACCCGCTGTTAAAAAGAGAGCAGAAAGAAATAGCAAGAAAAGAGCTCCAGTATAAAGATCTTCATTAGTGCGTAAGCCAATTGTATACCACCACTGATAAACACCGGAATAAGCAATATTGACCGGACCGGGGGCACCTCCTCGGGTAAAGGCTTCTACGGCCGGTTGACCAAAATGAGGATCCCAAATTGCATGAGCAATAGGTCTTACATGTAAGGGGTCGCGGACCCATGCTTCGAAATTGCCTTGCCAAGCTACGTGGAACAAATTACCAGAGGTCCACAGAAAGATTATAGCTAACTGACCAAAGTGAGAAGCAAAAATCTTTTGATAAAGACGCTCTTCGGTAATATCATCATGACTCTCAAAGTCATGTGCAGTAGCAATACCAAACCAAATACGACGAGTAGTTGGGTCCTGGGCCAAGCCTTGGCTGAACTTTGGAAATCTTGATGCCATAATGCTTTTCAAATCCTCCTAGTCATTATCCTACTGCAATAATTCTTGCTAGGAAGAACGCCCATGTTGTGACGATTCCACCCAGAAGGTAATGAGCTACTCCTACAGCACGTCCTTGGACAATACTCAAGGCTCTTGGCTGGATAGCAGGAGCAACTTTTAATTTATTATGAGCCCAAACAATAGATTCAATAAGTTCTTGCCAATATCCACGGCCACTAAATAGGAACATTAAACTAAATGCCCAAACGAAATGAGCACCTAAGAATAAAAGGCCATAGGCAGATAATGAAGAACCGTAAGATTGGATTACTTGAGAAGCTTGTGCCCATAGAAAGTCACGAAGCCACCCGTTAATTGTAACGGAACTCTGTGCAAAGTTTCCTCCTGTAATATGAGTTACCACTCCCTGATCACTTATACTACCCCAAACGTCAGACTGCATTTTCCAACTAAAATGAAATATTACTACCGAAATTGCATTGTACATCCAGAATAATCCTAGGAAGACATGATCCCAAGCAGATACTTGACATGTTCCTCCTCTACCAGGCCCATCGCAAGGAAAACGAAAACCAAGATTCGCTTTATCGGGTATTAAACGAGAACTGCGAGCAAATAAAACACCTTTCAGTAATATTAATACAGTCACATGGATAGTAAATGCATGAATATGGTGTACTAAAAAATCCGCAGTTCCTAATGGAATAGGTAACAAAGCCACTTTGGCACCTACTGCTACCAAATCGCCGCCTCCCCAGGTTAAGCTGGTGCTTGCTGTTGCATCAGGAGCTGTCAAACTGGGTGCTAAAGCATGAGTGTTTTGTACCCATTGAGCAAAGATAGGTTGTAATTGTATAGCAGTATCTGAAAACATATCTTTAGGACGTCCTAAAGCACTCATAGTATCATTATGAATATATAGACCAAAACTATGGAAACCTAAGAAAATACATGCCCAGTTGAGGTGTGATACGATTGCATCACGATGTCTCAGAACACGGTCTAAAAGATTGTTGTATTGAGTAGTCGGATCATAGTCTCTTACCATAAAAATAGCTGCATGTGCAGCAGCGCCAACTATGAGAAATCCACCAATCCACATATGGTGCGTGAACAGAGACAGTTGGGTACCATAGTCAGTAGCTAGATATGGATAGGGAGGCATAGAATACATATGGTGAGCTACGACAATAGTTAAAGACCCTAACATAGCTAGGTTAAGAGCTAATTGAGCATGCCATGAAGTAGTTAAGATCTCGTAAAGACCTTTATGTCCTTCCCCTGTAAATGGACCTTTATGAGCTTCCAAAATATCCTTGAGGTTATGACCAATAACCCAATTGGTTCTATACATATGACCAGCGATTAGAAAAAGAACTGCAATAGCCAAATGGTGGTGTGCAGTATCGGTCAGCCACAGACCCCCCGTTACTGGGTTGAGTCCTCCGCGAAAAGTCAAAAAATCTGAATATTCCGACCAATTCAGGGTGAAAAATGGGGTCAATCCCTTAGCGAAACTGGGATAAAGTTGAGCTAAAAGCTCACGATTTAAAATAAACTCATGAGGAAGTGGTATCTCTTTAGGGTCCACTCCAGCATCTAAGAGTTGATTAATAGGTAAAGAAACATGTATTTGGTGTCCTGCCCAAGATAGAGAGCCAAGTCCTAGTAACCCTGCTAAATGGTGGTTCAACATGGATTCTACATCTTGGAACCAAGTCAATTTTGGAGCAGCTTTGTGATAATGGAACCAACCAGCAAAAAGCATTAACGCTGCAAAGATCAATGCACCAATTGCGGTGCAGTAAAGTTGCAATTCACTAGTTATTCCGGATGCTCGCCAAATCTGGAAGAACCCAGAGGTTATTTGTATTCCTCGAAAACCTCCACCCACATCTCCATTCAAAATTTCTTGGCCTACTATCGGCCAAACTACCTGAGCACTGGGTTTAATGTGAGTAGGATCGCCTAGCCATGCTTCATAATTGGAGAAGCGAGCGCCGTGAAAGTACATCCCACTTAGCCAAATAAATATTATTGCTAATTGACCAAAATGAGCACTAAATACTTTGCGGGAGATCTCTTCCAAATTATTGGTATGGCTATCAAAATCGTGAGCATCAGCATGTAGGTTCCAGATCCAGGTGGTAGTATTAGGTCCCTTGGCTAGTGTCTTTGAGAAATGACCGGGTTTAGCCCATTTTTCAAAAGAGGTTTTAACAGGATCCCTATCCACTATGATCTTTACTTCTGGTTCCGGTGAACGAATGGTCATTGAGTTCTCCTCTTTCCAGACGAGACATGAGAAAAAACCCGCCgaataaaaaaaaagatatattcTCAACTCGTTCCTCTCTTTATTTCCCAGTTCAAAACTAGAGCGACTATGATAGGGAAGTCGATTTGAGACAGGTGTTCATATTTATTATGACATATCTGATAGGTGCTTAATGGACCGTTGCGAGATATAAAACGTCTTTCCCGTCGAGTGGTAAAAAAAGATATCAATATTAATACAATCATTATCTTCATATCCAGATTTATTTATCCATATCTCTGGACCCATATGTTACAGATCACTTTTATAATTCAAAAGAACTTTGAATTGATAAATTATTAATGAATCTTTAATAAATTATATCTCTGGACGGGATTTGCCCATAGAGAAAAGATTTTTTTCATTAACGATCCATAGAAAGTattctttgttttattttaaacatatttttttataatgacAATGCAATAAGAGAAGCTAATTCGCTCGAATAGTATGAAAAATGGATTTATCCTGTCTGGATAAATTTCATATTCTTGACGATTTCGCAGTATAGTAATCGAGACATTTTCATTCTCCAAAACGTCCTGTAATCTTTAACCGATTTTGTGCTTCGATATAATTGCTTGGAGCAAGCGCTATAGCTTGTTTCCAATACTCAGCAGCTTGATCAAACCAAGCTTCCGCAATTTCAGGATCTCCCTGTTGAATGGCCTGTTCTCCTCGGTCGGGATAGATCAACTTCTAAAAGTTTTCTTCCCTTAGAACCGTACTTGAGAGTTTCCTACCTCATACGGCTCAATCAACTATTCTTTAGTCCTTTACCCAAACTTCCAAAATAGAAGAAATACGTTCAGGTTAACCGAAAGAACAGAATGGGTCAATGACATGAGTTTCAAACTTCACTTTCGATAAATGATCAGGTTTTCTCCTTTCTCCCACCCTAAAAAAGATGAAGTATTAGAAATAAAGAGATCTACTTCAGATTAGATCAGATAAAAATCTTTTTAAGAGGTAACTATCTATGTTCtgtatagaaattttgaagaaTACTTTCCTACCAGGAAAGTACTTCACGTCTTTAGGATCCGATGCTACACCACTGCTCAATAGCCTAGTAAATCAACCCTATTACATAAATTGAATCCTTTTTTTTGCCCATGAGCAGATTTGATCGTATCAGCCCGAACTTTCAATAATTGATCTTTATGGTGCTTTTTCcatcaattgaattgattttattttatccATGGACTATCCAGGCTATATTTACCGATTCATATTTGGGCTCCTATGAGGGATATTCTTTTGACTACAGCTGATAAAAAACCGTTGTTTTGGACGGTGCATATGTAGAAagcctcttttttttttcttttccgtaGTTCTAAACGAATTCATTCTATAGTACAGATAGCCGCACGTAATGACAGATCAAGGCCGTATTATTAAGAGCTTGTGGTAAAGACGGGTTTCGTTCTAATGCCTGGAAATAATATTCCAAAGCCTTAGTATGTTCCCCATTACTCGTGTGGATAAGacctatattatataatatataacttCGGTCATAGGGGTCAATTTCCGGTCGCATGGCTTCATAATAATTTTGTAAAGCTTCCGCATATTCCCCTTCGGATTGAGCTGACATTCGTTACGGTCGTTCATTCAATTGAAATGATCTCCGCTTCAAAACCGTACATGAGAATTTCACCTCATACGGCTCCTCCTTTTTTTACAGAATAAGGGAAGTAATCCATTAAATGGACAAAAAAATAGTTTCTTATATTATGAATTAACAGGAACTAGCGTATTTCCGATGAATCTCTAGCTATCCTTCTTGCAAAGATTTTTTTCTAAATACCAAGTATTTTAGCTTAGCACTATAAACATAACCTCTACCAATTTCTTTGTCCTTAACGCACTGTATTTTACGGGGATTATTCACTTCAACAGTCTCCGATGGTTCTAGCGGTATCCGAAATACAAACGAGATGGATGTTTGTTGCCTCAACCATTCTAACTAGCCCTTCATTAAAAAGGTTTTGTGTATTATAACGAAGCATTTGTGTTGTCGATTTTAACGCGTAGTGCTTTTTCCCCTATGCATACCTATCATATAGATTTGACCATTAACATCTATGTAATAGATATAACCTTTTGCTTAATACTAGAATCTCAGAAGATCAAAGCATCTAAGGCTGCATAAATCGGGGATACACGACAGAAAGAATTGTTCTATTTCTAAAACTCACCTTCACTAAGCGTAAGTTTTCTTTAACTTAACTTAATAAATATTCCGCCATTCTACGAAACGAGAAAAAgcagaaagaaaaaaatatcaaatcacacCATCTCTGTAATAGGTAAATGCCTTTTTCTCCCCTGAAGCCATTGGGATTATCTGCAATAATATATCCGCTACAATTGTGAAAGTCTTGTCGATAAAATTGTCATTTCTTTGAGATCTAGGCATAGTCAAttataaatttgataattttttttttattcccCATACGGAAATGATTCCATGAACAAAATTATATTCCAATGCACAATAGTATAATAAATGGATTTCCTTACGATCGCAAATATGTAAACATTAtcattttttctaaataaagaaaaaatgggaataTTTGAAAGAGTTCATTCAATTTATTGATGAACAATAAATTGAATTTTAGACAATGTTTATATCTATATATGCAAATTTAAGAAATATCGCACTCGTTTGCTCATGATCCCAAGGATCAAACGAGCAAGTAAACGGTAAATTGGTGAAGAGTCAATTTTCTGCTTTTTGATAAAATCAGGATCGTGTGTGTTCATACTTATTCTAAAACATAGAATATATTGAGTATAGTCATTATGATATAATTTGTACCATTCATTCTTACCGAAAAATGAttcataatatatgtatatataggatCATTCTGGATCAATAGATCTGGCTTAATTTCACAATTGGATCGGCAATAAAACCCCGAATAAgataaaatatcttgaaataagaagaaaagaaggaGTGTGGTAAAATACTCTTTTGTCTTTATGCCAGATTTCATAAATACTTTACTTATGCAAAAGTAAGTTATCACATAATAAAACTTGTTCTTTTCATTTTGTCGACAAATGAAGAGATCGTATAGGAAAGATGGCTGAGCGGTTCAAGGCGTAGCATTGGAACTGCTATGTAGGCTTCTGTTTACCGAGGGTTCGAATCCCTCTCTTTCCGTATATTCGCCTTAGTCTTTTTTGCATCGTTTTCTCATGAATCTAAACCCAATAAGATGCTTTCATCCTCCCGCAATATCCTTCTATTTCGGGATAGAGAAAATAAAAAGAGTAAAGGTATggcaaaggaaaaaaagaaatattaaaaatataattcgtCAATCAATGTATTATTGACAATGACATTGTCATGTAACATACAGAGGGACAGATGCGCAGAGATCCTTTCTTTTCATTCCCAATTTAAACTCGACGGGAATAGTATTCTACGACCAATAATTCATTAATCTTCAAACCGATACGgttattatctattatttttttaaCTAATCCACTATATTGTGACTTTTTTTTAATACGATTTAAATGGGGTGGCACCCTCATCTTAtccttctgaaaaatatctatattGTTATTAATTCTATCTCTCAACCTTTGTTTATCCTTTATAGATATAAAATCTTGGGGTTTGCAACGATAACTTGGTATATCTACTATACGATCATTGACCAGGATATGCCTATGGTTGACTAATTGTCTGGCTTCAGGAATGGTAAGCGCCATACCCAATCGAAAAAGGATATTATCCAAGCGCATTTCAAGTAATTGCAATAGAACCTGACCTGTTGATCCCTTGGCTCTTCTAGCAATACGAACATATTGAAGTAATTGGCGTTCTGTAAGTCCATAATGAAAACGTaatctttgtttttcttttagaCGGACAGGATATTTAGAAGGTTTAGGAggtttagaatgtttttttttacTAGGCTGTTCCGTTCTATTGGGTGTTTTCTTACTTAGTCCTGGTAAAGTTTTGAGACGATTTATTATTTTTAAACGAGGTCCGCGATAACGAGACATAAAAAACTCCTTATTTCAAGAAATGAACAAATAATGTTGGAAAGAGGAATAATATAAAGAGTACGAATATTGGAATTATTTTctatagaaatagagaaacaaattatttttcaattttgtttctaTTGTAGAGAGAAAAAAAGATATGTTTCAATCATTCATTTCTAGTTGAAACAGATTATGCCAGGGCAGACCCGGCGGACCGGCGATCAGAAATGGAAGAGTCTTTTCCTTATTTCATAGATTTCAACGTTGATAATGGAAGAAATGAAAAGAATAAAAACGAGCCAGCTATCAGGATCGAACCGATGACCATCACATTACAAGTGCGACGCTCTAACCTCTGAGCTAAGCAGGCTCATATGCATGCAGTATGTAGTCACATACTTATTGGCTTAAATGAAAAAATCTCTTTGAAATCGCTAGAATTATAGTGAATCGAATTAGAATAATGCAATTCAGATTAAAATGAAACATTGCGTCAAttga encodes:
- the LOC131027513 gene encoding small ribosomal subunit protein uS4c-like is translated as MSRYRGPRLKIINRLKTLPGLSKKTPNRTEQPSKKKHSKPPKPSKYPVRLKEKQRLRFHYGLTERQLLQYVRIARRAKGSTGQVLLQLLEMRLDNILFRLGMALTIPEARQLVNHRHILVNDRIVDIPSYRCKPQDFISIKDKQRLRDRINNNIDIFQKDKMRVPPHLNRIKKKSQYSGLVKKIIDNNRIGLKINELLVVEYYSRRV
- the LOC131027560 gene encoding photosystem I P700 chlorophyll a apoprotein A2-like; its protein translation is MASRFPKFSQGLAQDPTTRRIWFGIATAHDFESHDDITEERLYQKIFASHFGQLAIIFLWTSGNLFHVAWQGNFEAWVRDPLHVRPIAHAIWDPHFGQPAVEAFTRGGAPGPVNIAYSGVYQWWYTIGLRTNEDLYTGALFLLFLSALFLTAGWLHLQPQWKPSVSWFKNAESRLNHHLSGLFGVSSLAWTGHLVHVAIPESRGEHIRWDNFLDVLPHPEGLEPLFTGQWNLYAQNPDSSSHLFGTTKGAGTAILTLLGGFHPQTQSLWLTDIAHHHLAIAFVFFIAGHMYRTNFGIGHSIKDILEAHVPPKGLLGRGHKGLYNTINNSLHFQLGLALASLGVVTSLVAQHMYSLPAYAFIAQDFTTQAALYTHHQYIAGFIMTGAFAHGAIFLIRDYNPEQNKDNVLARMLEHKEAIISHLSWVSLFLGFHTLGLYVHNDVMLAFGTLEKQILIEPIFAQWIQSAHGKTLYGFDVLLSSANDPAFNAGKSLWLPGWLSAINDNKNSLFLTIGPGDFLVHHAIALGLHTTTLILVKGALDARGSKLMPDKKDFGYSFPCDGPGRGGTCDISAWDAFYLAVFWMLNTIGWVTFYWHWKHITLWQGNVAQFNESSTYLMGWLRDYLWLNSSQLINGYNPFGMNSLSVWAWMFLFGHLVWATGFMFLISWRGYWQELIETLAWAHERTPLANLVRWRDKPVALSIVQARLVGLAHFSVGYIFTYAAFLIASTSGKFG
- the LOC131027559 gene encoding photosystem I P700 chlorophyll a apoprotein A1 yields the protein MTIRSPEPEVKIIVDRDPVKTSFEKWAKPGHFSKTLAKGPNTTTWIWNLHADAHDFDSHTNNLEEISRKVFSAHFGQLAIIFIWLSGMYFHGARFSNYEAWLGDPTHIKPSAQVVWPIVGQEILNGDVGGGFRGIQITSGFFQIWRASGITSELQLYCTAIGALIFAALMLFAGWFHYHKAAPKLTWFQDVESMLNHHLAGLLGLGSLSWAGHQIHVSLPINQLLDAGVDPKEIPLPHEFILNRELLAQLYPSFAKGLTPFFTLNWSEYSDFLTFRGGLNPVTGGLWLTDTAHHHLAIAVLFLIAGHMYRTNWVIGHNLKDILEAHKGPFTGEGHKGLYEILTTSWHAQLALNLAMLGSLTIVVAHHMYSMPPYPYLATDYGTQLSLFTHHMWIGGFLIVGAAAHAAIFMVRDYDPTTQYNNLLDRVLRHRDAIVSHLNWACIFLGFHSFGLYIHNDTMSALGRPKDMFSDTAIQLQPIFAQWVQNTHALAPSLTAPDATASTSLTWGGGDLVAVGAKVALLPIPLGTADFLVHHIHAFTIHVTVLILLKGVLFARSSRLIPDKANLGFRFPCDGPGRGGTCQVSAWDHVFLGLFWMYNAISVVIFHFSWKMQSDVWGSISDQGVVTHITGGNFAQSSVTINGWLRDFLWAQASQVIQSYGSSLSAYGLLFLGAHFVWAFSLMFLFSGRGYWQELIESIVWAHNKLKVAPAIQPRALSIVQGRAVGVAHYLLGGIVTTWAFFLARIIAVG